Proteins encoded within one genomic window of Onychostoma macrolepis isolate SWU-2019 chromosome 11, ASM1243209v1, whole genome shotgun sequence:
- the LOC131549490 gene encoding BEN domain-containing protein 6-like has product MQEINSMDSQAEESSRETQLQQEILRLQKENENLRALNISLQQKILPMLESMSQNITLGTDTLNNQKSQENSSRKNPPEKTQGLGICPTLLASCGRGGTSCSAMVKDLAVFGRETLATHGLSGRASNANKDTTAKPALNQDKVILILDTVQKKFPNVPTKFIRAALREKLNDEHKLRVR; this is encoded by the exons atgcaaGAGATAAACAGCATGGACAGTCAAGCTGAAGAGTCAAGCAGGGAAACTCAGCTACAGCAAGAAATTCTTCGATtacagaaagaaaatgaaaatctaCGTGCCCTGAATATATCTCTGCaacaaa aaattcttCCAATGCTAGAATCCATGAGCCAGAACATTACACTTGGAACAGACACTCTCAACAACCAAAAATCACAAGAGAATTCAAGCCGCAAAAATCCCCCTGAAAAg acACAGGGTCTAGGAATTTGTCCTACTCTCCTGGCTAGTTGTGGACGGGGTGGCACATCATGTTCTGCCATGGTTAAAGATCTGGCAGTGTTTGGGCGAGAGACGCTGGCCACTCATGGGCTGTCTGGAAGGGCTAGCAATGCAAACAAAGACACTACAGCAAAGCCAGCTCTTAATCAAGACAAAGTTATTCTTATCTTGG ACACGGTACAGAAGAAATTCCCAAATGTTCCAACAAAGTTTATCAGGGCAGCACTCAgagaaaaattaaatgatgagcACAAGTTACGAGTAAGGTAA